DNA sequence from the Marinilongibacter aquaticus genome:
CGATTAGAGCCGCTTGATAGCTCGCACAAATGTCGGCCATGTTTTCATCAATGAAATCGGCGTCCAGCTTGACCTGTTTTTGCAGAAAATAAAGCAAGGCTGTCTTTATGCCTGAAAAAGAAAATTCATAGCCCGGCATTTCAGAAATTGGAAATTCATAGGCGTCCGCTCGGCCCATTTGGGCTTGCTTGTCGATAAGAGGCCCGCCAGGGTAGGGCAGTCCAAGCATTTTGGCCGCTTTGTCGAATGCCTCGCCCACCGCATCGTCTCGCGTTTCGCCAATCACTTTCATTTTCAAATGATCTTCGACCAAAACAAGTTGGGTGTGCCCTCCGCTCACGGTAAGGCAAAGAAAGGGGAACCCAGGTTGTGGGGCATCCAAAAAGTGAGCCAAAACATGGGCTTGCATATGGTTCACTTCAATCAGGGGAATGCGGTTGGCCAAAGCAAAAGCCTTGGCAAAGGAGGTGCCCACCAAAAGGGAGCCCAATAAGCCGGGGCCGCGAGTAAAAGCCACCGCTTCCACTTCATTTTTTCCTATCTTTGCCTGTTCGATGGCACGATTGACCACAGGCAGAATATGCTGCTGATGAGCTCTTGAAGCCAGTTCGGGCACCACGCCTCCATATTTTTCATGGATGAGCTGGGTGGAAACAATGTTCGATTTTATTTGGCCGTTAATGATTACCGCTGCTGAGGTTTCGTCGCAGGAAGATTCTATGGCCAAAATGATGTTTTGTTTTGACATACGTTTGATATCTATTGCAAAATTACGCAGATAATAAATTTTGATCAAGGGACTGAAAATAGGGTTTAAATCTTTCATCTTTTTACTGGTGCTTATGGCCAGTTTGGGACTGTTTGTGCTCTATGCCCTTCAATGGTCAGAATTTCAGACGGTAATGGCACAAAGGGCAGCCCAGTGGTTGTCTGATAAGCTGGGTTCAAAAGTTACCGTGGGGCATGTGCGAATTCATTGGTTCGATGAAATTCACCTCGAAGATGTCAATATCAAGGATACCACTGGCCGCGACATGATTTTCGTGCGTGAGGTGTATGTCAATGCCAAAAGCAATCTGAAGTTTTCACGTGAGAAATTTGTCGAATTCGACAACAATCTGGATTTCGTGATGCTTAGAGAACCCTTTGTGCGTTTGGAAAGAGAAGAAACGGGAGAATTGAATATCGATCGCTGGATTGCCAATATTGGAGATAAACTCAGCGGTGAAAACAGCGGAGGCGGATCGGGAAGTTTCAGTATCGATGAGGCCATGATCGAAAGGGGCACTTTCGAATTTGTAGATCCGGGAGTGCCGCGTATGCCCACGAACTTGTTCGATTACGCGAATTTCAAGATTCAGAAAATATCCGGAAATCTGAAGAATTTCTATGTGCACCGCGATACCGTACAGTTTTCGGGAAAGGAAATTACCGGCATAGAAGCCCGAAGCGATTTGGAGATCAAGAAAATCAACACGGAGTTTTTGTACACACGACATAAAATTGTGTTGGATCAACTTTTTGCCCATATCAATAAATCATATGTGAAGGATTTTCTGGCTTTTCATTACGATAAGCCCAGTGATTTGAACGATTTCAACCACAGTGTGCGGATAGAGGCTGATTTGAAAAATGCGGAGCTCGACAGCAAGGATTTGGGTCGATTTGCTACGGCCATGTACGATTACGATGAACGATACCTCTTTTCGGGGAAAGTTTCGGGGCGTGTAGATGACCTGTATCTCGATCAATTGAATTTGAAATTTGGCGAGAATAGCCTTTTAGCGGGCAAAATGAATTTTAAGGGATTGCCTTATGTCGACAATACGATGTTTCATCTTGAATTGGCCGAAACACATGTAAAGAGTCTGGATTTGAAGCAATACGTGGGGGATGATGTTTTCGAAAAATACCTAAACAAAACGGGATTGCTCGATTTAGATGGCGTTTTCAAAGGAACGCCAACACATTTTATGGTCGACGGGAATATTGTTTCTCATAATTTGGGACGTGTGACGGGTAAGCTCAGCTATGATTTTGAGGAGAAAAGCGAAGTGCCCATTTATACGGCAAATATCGAATCCGCTCAGATCGACCTGAAAAAACTAACCGACAACACGCTGCTGAAACAGTTGAAGTTTGCGGGCAATATTCGGGGCGTGGGAAATCAACTCAGCAATGCCAGTTTCGACTTGGACGGCAAAGTGGCTGAGGTGTATTTCAACGGTTACACGTATAGCAATATTCAAATTGATGGCCTGCTGAGAGCCGCCAAATTCGATGGCAATATTGATATTCGCGACCCCAATCTCGATGCAGATATTGCAGGGCAAATCGACTTCAATCCCGAGCAAACTTCTTACAACATAAAGGGCAAATTAAAACAGGCCCGTTTGAGAGAGCTTGGTTTTGCCAAAGACAATGTCCGCCTGCAAACAAGTTTTGATTTTGATTTCGATGGAGATAAGTTGGACGATTGGATTGGGCAAGCGGCCTTTGAGAACACCTTCGCTTACACAGAAGATCAAAATTTGGTTGTCGATCAATTGGTATTTTCCAGTCGGCAAACGGAAAATGGAAGATTTATGGGGCTGGAGTCGGAGTTTTTCGATGCGGACATTCAGGGCGACTTTGTGCCTTCCATGCTGATTACAGATTTGTTGCAATTGCAGAAAGAATACGCTCTGTTTTTCGAAGGAACCGAAGAAGATCGCGATGTGTACTATGCACAAAAACGGGCTGATTCCACTGCCCATGAATTGAATGCCCGCTACCGATTGGACTTTAAAGACCCGGATAATTTCTTTGCTTTTTTATTGCCCGAATTTTACATCTCTCATGAGGCAAAAATTACGGGAGAAGTGCGGGTGCAGTCCACTTCTCAATTCATGTTTTATGTCCAGGCCGACACTATTCGTTATGCCGAAAATTCATTTTTTGACAACGAAATAGATTTTTATTCTTCAAAAAGTTGGCTGTCTCCAGAAGTGTTGACTTCGTTGGTTGTCCAGTCTGAAAATCAACGATTTGCGAATAAAGTAGAAACCGAACAAATTGATATTGGTGCGGCTTGGGGTGAAGGCGGGACGATTGATTTCGACGGTGCGATTCGTCAAAAAGATGCCGAAAATAAAGCACAACTTTTTGGGCGAATAACCTTTGATCATACCGGTTTCAATATCAAGATGAACCCAAGGAACAGCCTGGTCGACTTGCTGGATTATGAATGGCGTTTCGATCCGGAAAACAGAATTATTATTGAGGGGCAGGAAATTCAGTTTGAAAATTTCCGAATTTCAAACGAAGAGCAGAGTATCGCCCTCAGTGGCTTTGTGTCGCCAGACAGCACCAAACAACTTTTTGCGGCTATCAATCATTTTGATTTGCGGGCAATGAAAGCTTTGGCCGCCCTGGAAATCGAAGGGATTGCAGATGGAGACGTGTCCATGAGCAATTATTATGGCAATACCATTTTGCTGAGCAACGGTACCGTCACCGATTTCCGGTACAAGAATATTTTGGTGGGCAATGTGAGTGCGGTTGTCGATTGGGACAATGCCATCAATAAAATGAAGATACGCTCGAAAGTGGACCGTCTGGGTGTTGAGATCATGAATGTAAACGGCACCTACGATCCCGGAGAAGAAGATGGTGTTCGACTGACGGGCAAACTCGACGATGCCGATTTGGAAATTTTCGGGACTTTTGTCGATGATATTTTCTCCGATATACAAGGTTTGGCCGATGGTGAACTGAAGATTTCTGGAAACCCAAGAGACTTGGTGACACGCGGACAAGTGGCCATTCGAAACGGAAGGCTTCGCATTCGCTCTACAGGAGCCTATTTGTATTTCGAAGATACAATTCTGTTTACAGAAGAAGGTTTCGTAGCCAAGCCGGGCGGTTTCAAGGTGTACGATGCTCCCGTCAATGGGCACGAGGCCTACCTTACGGGAGGTATTTTCAATGGAGGGCAAGGATTGTATATGTTGGGGCTTCATGCCTATATGAAAGATCCCGAAGGCTTTTTGCTCTTAAATACGAATGACCAAGACAACGATACTTTTTATGGACGAGCGTATGTGAGTGGAGATTTGCATATTTTGGGTGGATTGAGCGATGTGCTGATAACGGCCAATTTGGAAAGCAAACGCAACACTAAAATTTCTATTCCTTTGGATGGCGATGCCAGTATAGATACAGAAAAGGAGGCGATTCCTTTTGCCGAAAAACCACAGGAGCTCAGCGATGAAGAAAACGAAGAAAAGAAGGAAAGTAGGAATACCGGAACTGCCGGATTAAAACTGGCATTCAATTTGACTTTCACCCCCGATGCAGAGTGTGAAATTTTGATCGACAGGCGAAACAACGACCAGTTGAACGTGTTTGGAAATGGGCGATTGAGTTTGGAATACGATACCCGCGACGACAATTTTACCTTGAGCGGCCCGTATACGGTAACCTCTGGGAAGTATAATTTCAGTTTTCAAAACTTGGCTTCCTTACGCAAATTCGACATCCTCAATGGCAGTTCGATTACATGGAATGGAAACCCCTATAATGCCACGCTCGACATAAAAGCGGCCTACACCGCAAATGTGGACATGAGCTCCATTTGGAGTACTTCGGCGGGCCAAACGAGTGCGGATCTCGACCATACCCGATATCCGGTAGAGGTGGTGTTGGACATTACAGATCAGCTCGAAAGCCCCACGATCGGCTACGATTTGAATTTTGATCAAAACAGGATACCGAATGCTCACCATACCGATTTGTTTGCTTTCGAACAAAGGTTACGCGACGACGAGCAATACCTGAGCAAGAATGTGAGCTTTTTGATTGCCTTCAATAGTTTGTACTCCGAGAATACGGCGTTTAACGTGCAAAATGAATTGCTGTTCGAAAACCTCAGTAGCCTGCTTTCCAATCAAATCGGCAATTTGGCAAACAAACTCGATCCCAATCTGGAACTTGGGGTTTCTCTTGGCGATTTTCGGCAAAATGTGCTTACCAATATGCAGGTGAATGTGAGCTATAAATTCTTAAACAACCGGGCGAAATTCAGTGGAAGGAGTTCGTATTCCAATGGTTTTTCCGATCAGTACAGTACGTATATCAATCAAGGGCAGCTTACTGTAGGCGGTGAACTTGAATATATGCTTTCGGCAGATGGCGTTTGGCGATTGAAAGTGCATTCACGCAGTGTGCCCAGTTCGAACTATTCCTACACACTTACAAACTCGGCTTCTGGAAATGTGCTGGTATCGGGTGTCAACCTTTTCTTTTCCCGCAATTTCAATCATTTGTTTCGAAGAGACAGGAATTTCCCCAAAGGTGTAGGTCGGAAAGAAGAGGAAGAAGAAAGCGAGGCTGTTCCGATGCGGAAATAAAAAAACTCCTTCCAAGTTTTTGCTTAAAAGGAGCCTGTCATGTCGGTCTAAATGAATTTCTTCTAGTCGTACGCTTAAATTCTGACAACTTCGGCTTGAGTAAGCTGAGCAGAATCTACAAGTTCTTTTGTGTATTTCAGGTTTCCGGTTGGAGCCATTAAATACAATCTGCTGTTTTTGATTTTTGCCAATTCGTTCAATAAAGTCAATTTAGTGGTATTGCGTTGGCCATCCATGGCTTTCAGAACAACTTCAAAGAAGCATTTCTTAGAGTAGCTTACTCCAGTAACATCCGGAACGAACTTTTGCTGATCTGCGGCTCGTTCATAGGCAAAAGGTTGCTCATAACCTTCCAAGTCCGCCTTTATGTTGTCAAACCCATTTTTCTTAGCCCAAGCAATAGTTTTTTCGATATGTTTGGTTTTGTCCATTATAGGTGATAAGAATTGTTACATTAGTTAATTTGACCACTATCTTGTGGACAAGACACAAAGGTACTAAAAATCTGACCTTTAAGCAATCGAAATACGGATTTCGGAAGGATAAATTATTGGAAAAATACAATTTGATGTATTCCGTCCGAGAGAACATCTCCGTGCATTAAAATCGGTTCAAAGTGCAAAGGGCTTTGTTCACAGTACTATACGTAAAGCAAGCCTGCGGTTACTTTTCATTACAGCCTTAAAATGAAGCCATTTCACTTTCGAATTTATTTATCGATTCCGCAATGATTTTTATTGATTCGCGGAGTTGTTTCGCATCAATGACCAGCGGCGGAGCGAAACGGATTTTATTGCCGTGGGTCGGTTTGGCCAAAAGTCCACGGTCGCGAAGTTCCAGGCAAATCTCCCAAGCCAATTTCGATTCTTCATCGGTGTTTATTTCTACGGCATTCAATAATCCCTTGCCTCGAATTTCTTTTACGAGTTCAGAATCGCTGAGCATTTCCTTTAATTCAGTTCTGAATATCTCTCCGAGTTTTTCGGCCTTTTCGGCAAGCTTCTCATCCAGAACCACTTCCAAAGCTGCCTGAGCCACTGCACAGGCCAAAGGATTTCCGCCGAAAGTTGAGCCGTGTTCGCCCGGTTTAATGCAGAGCATGATTTTGTCATTGGCCAAAACGGCCGAAACGGGCAATACACCTCCAGAAAGGGCTTTGCCCAGAATGAGAATGTCGGGTTTTACTTCGGCGTGGTCCACGCAAAGCATTTTGCCAGTTCGGGCAATTCCCGTTTGGATTTCATCGGCAATAAACAGGACATTTGCCTTTTTGCAGATCGCGGCAACTTCCTTCAAGTAATTTTCGTGAGGAACGATCACTCCAGCCTCGCCCTGAATGGGCTCCACGATAAAGCCCGCTATTTTGTCATCCTTCGCAATGATTTGGCTCAGAGCCTCTGTGTCATTATACGAAATGATTTCGATTCCGGGCAGATATGGACCGAATTCGGCTTTGCTTTGCGGGTCAGTGGAGGCAGAAACTGCCGCCAACGTACGGCCATGAAAATTGTGTTTGGCAAAAACGATTTTAGCCTCATTTTGCGGGATTCCTTTTTTCTGGTAAGCCCATTTGCGGCAGAGTTTAATGGCGGTTTCTACAGCTTCTACGCCCGAATTCATCATCAGTACTTTATCGAAACCAAAGAGTTTGGTGATGAATTGTTCGAATTCTCCGAGTTTTGAATTGTAGAAAGCCCGAGAAGTGAGGGTCATTTTTTCGGCTTGCGTTTTCAACGCTCCGATTATTTTTGGATGGCAATGTCCTTGATTGACAGCGGAATAGGCAGAAAGGAAGTCGAAGTAACGTTTGCCTTCTACATCCCAAACGAAAGGACCTTCGCCTTTGTCGAGCACAACCGGCAATGGGTGATAATTGTGTGCTCCGTATTGGTTTTCCAAGTCGATAAGTTCATTCGTTCTGCTCATTACTTTCTGAATTTAAGCCACAAAATTCGCGATTTTGAAACGGATTGGCAAAATATTATAATTAAAGCCTC
Encoded proteins:
- the tsaD gene encoding tRNA (adenosine(37)-N6)-threonylcarbamoyltransferase complex transferase subunit TsaD, yielding MSKQNIILAIESSCDETSAAVIINGQIKSNIVSTQLIHEKYGGVVPELASRAHQQHILPVVNRAIEQAKIGKNEVEAVAFTRGPGLLGSLLVGTSFAKAFALANRIPLIEVNHMQAHVLAHFLDAPQPGFPFLCLTVSGGHTQLVLVEDHLKMKVIGETRDDAVGEAFDKAAKMLGLPYPGGPLIDKQAQMGRADAYEFPISEMPGYEFSFSGIKTALLYFLQKQVKLDADFIDENMADICASYQAALIESLLRKLKKAAKNYKIKEVAIAGGVAANSGLRKALQEMALEKGWKVYIPDFAYCTDNAAMIAMAAHYKFLKREFTAQTVSALPRYSLS
- a CDS encoding translocation/assembly module TamB domain-containing protein, which gives rise to MIKGLKIGFKSFIFLLVLMASLGLFVLYALQWSEFQTVMAQRAAQWLSDKLGSKVTVGHVRIHWFDEIHLEDVNIKDTTGRDMIFVREVYVNAKSNLKFSREKFVEFDNNLDFVMLREPFVRLEREETGELNIDRWIANIGDKLSGENSGGGSGSFSIDEAMIERGTFEFVDPGVPRMPTNLFDYANFKIQKISGNLKNFYVHRDTVQFSGKEITGIEARSDLEIKKINTEFLYTRHKIVLDQLFAHINKSYVKDFLAFHYDKPSDLNDFNHSVRIEADLKNAELDSKDLGRFATAMYDYDERYLFSGKVSGRVDDLYLDQLNLKFGENSLLAGKMNFKGLPYVDNTMFHLELAETHVKSLDLKQYVGDDVFEKYLNKTGLLDLDGVFKGTPTHFMVDGNIVSHNLGRVTGKLSYDFEEKSEVPIYTANIESAQIDLKKLTDNTLLKQLKFAGNIRGVGNQLSNASFDLDGKVAEVYFNGYTYSNIQIDGLLRAAKFDGNIDIRDPNLDADIAGQIDFNPEQTSYNIKGKLKQARLRELGFAKDNVRLQTSFDFDFDGDKLDDWIGQAAFENTFAYTEDQNLVVDQLVFSSRQTENGRFMGLESEFFDADIQGDFVPSMLITDLLQLQKEYALFFEGTEEDRDVYYAQKRADSTAHELNARYRLDFKDPDNFFAFLLPEFYISHEAKITGEVRVQSTSQFMFYVQADTIRYAENSFFDNEIDFYSSKSWLSPEVLTSLVVQSENQRFANKVETEQIDIGAAWGEGGTIDFDGAIRQKDAENKAQLFGRITFDHTGFNIKMNPRNSLVDLLDYEWRFDPENRIIIEGQEIQFENFRISNEEQSIALSGFVSPDSTKQLFAAINHFDLRAMKALAALEIEGIADGDVSMSNYYGNTILLSNGTVTDFRYKNILVGNVSAVVDWDNAINKMKIRSKVDRLGVEIMNVNGTYDPGEEDGVRLTGKLDDADLEIFGTFVDDIFSDIQGLADGELKISGNPRDLVTRGQVAIRNGRLRIRSTGAYLYFEDTILFTEEGFVAKPGGFKVYDAPVNGHEAYLTGGIFNGGQGLYMLGLHAYMKDPEGFLLLNTNDQDNDTFYGRAYVSGDLHILGGLSDVLITANLESKRNTKISIPLDGDASIDTEKEAIPFAEKPQELSDEENEEKKESRNTGTAGLKLAFNLTFTPDAECEILIDRRNNDQLNVFGNGRLSLEYDTRDDNFTLSGPYTVTSGKYNFSFQNLASLRKFDILNGSSITWNGNPYNATLDIKAAYTANVDMSSIWSTSAGQTSADLDHTRYPVEVVLDITDQLESPTIGYDLNFDQNRIPNAHHTDLFAFEQRLRDDEQYLSKNVSFLIAFNSLYSENTAFNVQNELLFENLSSLLSNQIGNLANKLDPNLELGVSLGDFRQNVLTNMQVNVSYKFLNNRAKFSGRSSYSNGFSDQYSTYINQGQLTVGGELEYMLSADGVWRLKVHSRSVPSSNYSYTLTNSASGNVLVSGVNLFFSRNFNHLFRRDRNFPKGVGRKEEEEESEAVPMRK
- the rocD gene encoding ornithine--oxo-acid transaminase, encoding MSRTNELIDLENQYGAHNYHPLPVVLDKGEGPFVWDVEGKRYFDFLSAYSAVNQGHCHPKIIGALKTQAEKMTLTSRAFYNSKLGEFEQFITKLFGFDKVLMMNSGVEAVETAIKLCRKWAYQKKGIPQNEAKIVFAKHNFHGRTLAAVSASTDPQSKAEFGPYLPGIEIISYNDTEALSQIIAKDDKIAGFIVEPIQGEAGVIVPHENYLKEVAAICKKANVLFIADEIQTGIARTGKMLCVDHAEVKPDILILGKALSGGVLPVSAVLANDKIMLCIKPGEHGSTFGGNPLACAVAQAALEVVLDEKLAEKAEKLGEIFRTELKEMLSDSELVKEIRGKGLLNAVEINTDEESKLAWEICLELRDRGLLAKPTHGNKIRFAPPLVIDAKQLRESIKIIAESINKFESEMASF